One window of the Cryptomeria japonica chromosome 7, Sugi_1.0, whole genome shotgun sequence genome contains the following:
- the LOC131051613 gene encoding glutathione S-transferase U20, giving the protein MEQVKVISTLVSPFGMRVLIGLEEKGLKYEYQEEDLLTKKSDLLLQMNPVHKKLPVLIHNGQPICESLIILQYIDETWDSNQFLPTKPYDRALARFWADFIDKKFFDSVIRVLQSEDKALEEAKHDMLESFQVLEGTLKEMSGGGSLPFFNGKDFGFLDIALIPFAAWFHTFESMGNFKLPFESEYPLLDAWVKRCVERESVKKALPSPDRVLEYALQMRKKYLVN; this is encoded by the exons ATGGAGCAAGTGAAGGTAATCAGCACATTGGTGAGTCCCTTTGGCATGCGTGTCTTGATTGGTCTGGAAGAGAAAGGCTTGAAATATGAATACCAAGAAGAGGACCTACTGACCAAGAAGAGCGACCTCCTCCTGCAGATGAATCCTGTGCACAAGAAATTACCTGTTTTGATCCACAATGGCCAGCCTATATGCGAGTCTCTTATAATTCTTCAGTACATCGACGAGACTTGGGATTCCAACCAATTTTTACCCACTAAGCCATATGATCGTGCCCTTGCCCGCTTCTGGGCCGATTTCATAGATAAGAAG TTTTTTGACTCGGTAATTCGTGTACTGCAGTCAGAAGATAAGGCCCTAGAGGAGGCAAAGCATGACATGCTAGAGAGCTTTCAAGTTTTAGAAGGCACATTGAAAGAGATGTCAGGAGGGGGATCCCTGCCTTTCTTCAATGGAAAGGATTTTGGGTTCCTAGATATTGCCCTCATTCCTTTTGCTGCTTGGTTCCATACATTTGAAAGTATGGGGAATTTCAAGTTACCGTTTGAGAGTGAATATCCATTGCTTGATGCGTGGGTTAAGAGATGTGTGGAGAGGGAGAGCGTGAAGAAAGCCCTTCCCTCTCCTGATCGAGTTCTGGAATATGCATtgcaaatgaggaagaaatatttggttaaTTGA